One genomic region from Xyrauchen texanus isolate HMW12.3.18 chromosome 4, RBS_HiC_50CHRs, whole genome shotgun sequence encodes:
- the LOC127643089 gene encoding calcium-binding mitochondrial carrier protein SCaMC-2-B-like isoform X3, which yields MKQEQGLQADSVSQEESKGTVAPKKTVVLVMVAPPTDIQQKIVKAGDKDLDGQLDFEEFVHYLRDHEKKLRLVFKSLDKKNDGHIDSQEIMQSLRDLGVHISEEQAEKILKRIRRGHFGAPIMYMDKNGTMTIDWNEWRDYHLLHPAENIPEIILYWKHSTIFDIGESMMVPDEFTVEEKKTGMWWRHLVAGGGAGAVSRTCTAPLDRLKVLMQVHASRSNSMGIARGFTQMIREGGIRSLWRGNGMNVVKIAPETAIKFMAYEQIKRLIGSNQETLGILERLVAGSLAGAIAQSSIYPMEVLKTRLALGRTGQYSGIVDCAKNIFKKEGPVAFYKGYIPNMLGIIPYAGIDLAVYETLKNSWLQRFATDSANPGVFVLLACGTMSSTCGQLASYPLALVRTRMQAQASLEGGPQMTMSGLFRNIVQTEGAFGLYRGLAPNFMKVIPAVSISYVVYENLKITLGVQSR from the exons AAAATCGTCAAGGCTGGAGACAAGGATTTGGACGGCCAGTTGGACTTTGAGGAGTTTGTGCACTACCTGAGAGACCATGAGAAGAAACTGAGGCTGGTATTCAAGAGTCTGGACAAGAAGAATGATG GCCACATAGACTCACAGGAGATCATGCAGTCACTAAGAGACCTAGGGGTTCATATATCTGAAGAACAGGCTGAAAAGATCCTCAAGAG AATAAGGAGGGGCCATTTTGGGGCCCCTATAATGTA TATGGATAAAAACGGTACAATGACGATTGACTGGAATGAATGGAGAGACTATCACCTGCTCCATCCTGCTGAAAACATTCCCGAAATCATCCTCTACTGGAAGCACTCCAcg ATATTTGATATTGGGGAAAGTATGATGGTCCCTGATGAGTTTACAGTGGAGGAGAAGAAGACAGGCATGTGGTGGAGACATTTGGTAGCAGGAGGAGGAGCAGGTGCTGTGTCCCGGACCTGTACCGCACCTCTGGACCGCCTGAAAGTTCTCATGCAG GTTCATGCATCACGCAGCAACTCCATGGGCATCGCTCGAGGATTTACCCAAATGATCCGTGAGGGTGGAATTCGATCGCTATGGCGAGGGAATGGTATGAACGTTGTGAAGATTGCACCTGAGACTGCGATCAAGTTCATGGCGTATGAGCAG ATTAAGCGGCTAATTGGCAGTAATCAGGAGACGTTAGGGATCCTGGAGAGACTTGTTGCTGGGTCTCTAGCTGGAGCTATTGCTCAAAGCAGCATCTACCCCATGGAG gttttaaaaacTCGACTTGCTCTGGGAAGGACGGGTCAGTACTCTGGCATTGTGGACTGtgctaaaaacatatttaaaaaggaGGGTCCGGTAGCTTTCTACAAGGGTTATATTCCCAATATGCTGGGAATCATCCCTTATGCTGGAATAGACCTGGCGGTCTATGAG ACACTAAAGAACTCGTGGCTGCAGAGGTTTGCCACAGACAGTGCAAATCCAGGTGTGTTTGTACTACTAGCTTGTGGTACAATGTCTAGTACTTGTGGACAGTTAGCCAGCTACCCCTTAGCCTTAGTGAGGACACGCATGCAAGCTCAAG CTTCTCTTGAAGGCGGCCCCCAGATGACAATGAGTGGTCTCTTCAGGAACATTGTACAGACAGAGGGCGCTTTTGGACTCTATAGAGGCTTAGCACCCAACTTTATGAAGGTCATTCCTGCTGTCAGCATCAGTTATGTGGTGTATGAGAACCTTAAGATAACCCTTGGTGTCCAGTCGCGGTGA
- the uap1l1 gene encoding UDP-N-acetylhexosamine pyrophosphorylase-like protein 1: MLSLEEAKARLESAGQSHALQFWAELSAEERDSLLEEISQLEPEELLLHCRAAAAAVSRQSSADGRLDARMEPVPPEFIGSVRKSDKETLQIWGDEGLLQISQDRVAVLLLAGGQGTRLGVSYPKGMYNVGLPSGKTLYQIQAERIQKVQELANLKHGCRCTIVWYIMTSEFTLGPTVKFFKDNGYFGLSPSNVIMFEQRMIPAVDFNGKIIMEKKNKIAMAPDGNGGLYRALVDNNILDDMERRGVEYLHVYCVDNILVKMADPVFIGFCVYKGADCGAKVVDKAYPAEPVGVVCRVDGLYQVIEYSEIQPETAELRGPEGELLFSAGNICNHFFTRGFLKEVVEKFESQLKQHVALKKVPFVDGKGNLVKPTKPNGIKMEKFVFDVFHFSKKFVAFEVLREEEFSPLKNADGAPLDTPTTARRSLLAQHYRWVLAAGGSFLDEQDNPITQKHSVALNEDPPAICEISPFVSYFGEGLEKLLQQKNLNSPFLLDENKAKNLLQTI; this comes from the exons ATGTTGTCATTAGAGGAAGCTAAAGCGAGGTTAGAAAGTGCAGGGCAGAGCCATGCTTTACAGTTTTGGGCCGAGCTGTCTGCAGAAGAAAGGGACTCGCTTCTGGAGGAGATCTCTCAGCTTGAGCCTGAAGAGTTACTCCTGCACTGCAGGGCTGCTGCTGCGGCTGTAAGCCGACAATCGAGTGCTGACGGTCGGCTTGACGCCCGGATGGAGCCCGTTCCTCCAGAGTTCATTGGAAGTGTGCGTAAAAGTGACAAAGAAACACTTCAAATATGGGGTGATGAAG GATTATTGCAGATTTCACAGGACAGAGTGGCTGTTCTGCTGTTAGCTGGTGGTCAGGGCACTCGACTTGGGGTGTCATACCCCAAGGGAATGTACAATGTTGGGCTTCCAAGTGGGAAAACCCTGTACCAAATCCAAGCAGAGCGTATCCAGAAGGTGCAAGAGCTGGCCAATCTGAAGCATGGTTGTAGGTGCACAATAGTGTG GTACATAATGACCAGCGAGTTCACCCTTGGGCCCACAGTGAAGTTCTTCAAAGACAACGGCTACTTTGGTCTTAGTCCATCCAACGTGATCATGTTTGAGCAGAGGATGATACCAGCGGTGGACTTTAATGGAAAAATCATCATGGAGAAGAAGAACAAAATTGCCATGGCACCAG ATGGAAATGGTGGTCTCTATCGTGCCCTAGTGGACAACAATATTCTAGATGATATGGAGAGGAGGGGAGTGGAGTATCTTCATGTTTACTGTGTGGACAACATCCTGGTGAAGATGGCAGACCCAGTCTTCATTGGCTTCTGTGTATACAAAGGTGCAGACTGTGGAGCAAAG GTGGTGGATAAGGCCTATCCTGCAGAGCCTGTTGGAGTGGTGTGCCGTGTAGACGGTCTCTATCAGGTAATAGAGTATAGTGAGATCCAGCCAGAGACTGCAGAACTGCGAGGCCCAGAAGGAGAGCTCCTGTTCAGTGCTGGAAATATCTGCAACCACTTCTTTACCAGAGGCTTCTTAAAGGAAGTGGTTGA aaaGTTTGAAAGTCAGCTGAAGCAGCATGTGGCATTGAAAAAAGTGCCATTTGTTGATGGAAAGGGAAATCTGGTGAAACCAACCAAGCCCAATGGCATCAAGATGGAGAAATTTGTCTTTGATGTCTTCCATTTCTCAAA GAAATTTGTTGCCTTTGAGGTGTTGAGAGAGGAGGAATTTTCACCCCTGAAAAATGCTGATGGGGCGCCTCTGGACACACCAACCACAGCTCGCCGATCTTTGTTAGCACAACATTATCGCTGGGTTTTGGCTGCTGGTGGAAGCTTCCTGGATGAGCAAGATAATCCCATCACCCAAAAACATAG tgtgGCACTTAATGAAGACCCCCCAGCAATCTGCGAAATCTCTCCATTTGTATCATACTTTGGCGAg GGTCTGGAAAAGCTGCTGCAACAGAAGAACTTGAATTCCCCATTTCTTCTTGATGAGAATAAAGCCAAGAATCTTTTGCAAACTATATAA